The following proteins come from a genomic window of Alicyclobacillus dauci:
- a CDS encoding small basic family protein has translation MIWLPVLGLVVGVALGLVTHVAIPVAFSSYLSIAILAALDTVLGGIRASLEKSFDGAVFLTGFFTNTLVAALLAYIGNQLGVDLYLAAVVAFGVRLFQNIAAIRRNTFLLLRQRKIKRDNATRHIQS, from the coding sequence ATGATCTGGCTGCCAGTACTAGGACTCGTTGTTGGTGTGGCCTTGGGGCTCGTGACACACGTTGCGATTCCCGTGGCATTTTCGAGCTACCTTTCCATTGCCATTTTGGCCGCACTCGATACGGTTCTGGGAGGAATTCGTGCGAGTTTGGAGAAGTCTTTTGACGGAGCGGTTTTTCTGACTGGTTTCTTCACAAATACACTTGTTGCTGCACTGTTGGCATACATCGGGAACCAACTGGGCGTAGATTTGTACTTAGCGGCGGTCGTGGCATTCGGTGTACGCTTGTTCCAAAATATCGCCGCCATTCGGCGAAACACTTTCCTTCTCCTTCGACAACGGAAAATCAAGAGGGATAACGCGACACGGCACATCCAGTCGTGA
- a CDS encoding sigma-E processing peptidase SpoIIGA produces the protein MPTTPVVYIDVVWLVNFVMDAMLLWTTGWILKRKMKFVRVVLGGLTGACYSLLLFFPTLSLLTTWPGKALVSVAMVFIALPRKGMLDLARVVVVFYFVSFVFAGAAVALGFAIPGQSLGKAIQTGSHGLVFATSGETLALMVAVPLCVFGLQRLMSKLRRVQHRENWLCRVTASFDGTTIHFTGLLDSGNQLYDPVSRRPVSFVDLDVLLPVLPEAVQAHVAAGHDMLSAVATLTGSKSFTLVPFQGASGRGLTIALRPDHILVEQANRTWPVVGAHLFAVYPGKLSSDDAFSAILHMDMMNGDDEVEGISDAKGPQYEAQNSPAAAFHSHPHETPR, from the coding sequence GTGCCTACGACGCCAGTTGTCTACATCGATGTCGTGTGGCTAGTCAATTTCGTCATGGATGCCATGCTCTTGTGGACAACGGGATGGATACTCAAACGCAAGATGAAGTTCGTGCGAGTTGTTCTCGGTGGATTGACTGGTGCTTGCTACTCCCTCTTGTTGTTCTTTCCCACTTTGTCCTTGCTCACCACTTGGCCAGGGAAGGCACTCGTGTCGGTCGCAATGGTATTCATCGCTCTACCGAGAAAGGGAATGCTCGATCTCGCCCGTGTCGTTGTTGTCTTTTACTTTGTGTCCTTTGTATTCGCCGGAGCCGCAGTTGCACTTGGCTTTGCCATTCCCGGTCAATCGCTCGGGAAGGCCATCCAGACGGGGTCGCATGGACTTGTGTTTGCGACGTCTGGAGAGACACTTGCCCTCATGGTTGCAGTTCCGCTCTGCGTTTTCGGGTTGCAAAGACTGATGAGTAAACTTCGTCGTGTACAGCACCGGGAAAATTGGCTTTGTCGGGTGACCGCGTCGTTTGACGGAACGACAATCCATTTCACGGGGCTCCTTGACTCAGGCAATCAACTGTACGATCCCGTATCCCGTCGACCCGTCTCGTTTGTTGATTTAGACGTATTGTTGCCTGTGCTTCCTGAGGCAGTACAGGCACACGTTGCAGCGGGGCACGATATGCTCAGTGCCGTGGCGACCCTCACGGGGTCGAAATCATTTACACTCGTCCCATTCCAAGGAGCGAGTGGCAGAGGACTGACCATCGCACTTCGACCGGACCACATTCTCGTGGAACAAGCGAACCGGACATGGCCAGTCGTTGGAGCACATCTGTTTGCAGTTTATCCAGGGAAGCTCAGCAGTGATGATGCATTCAGCGCGATTTTGCACATGGATATGATGAATGGAGATGACGAGGTTGAAGGGATCTCAGACGCTAAAGGACCTCAATATGAAGCTCAGAATTCGCCTGCGGCTGCTTTTCATTCGCATCCGCATGAAACTCCAAGATAG
- the sigG gene encoding RNA polymerase sporulation sigma factor SigG, whose protein sequence is MKRNKVEICGVNTSQLPVLTNTQMRELFAKLQSGELAAREQLVNGNLRLVLSVIQRFNNRGEYVDDLFQVGCIGLMKAIDNFDLGQNVRFSTYAVPMIVGEIRRYLRDNNPIRVSRSLRDIAYKALQVRDALTTRHLREPTIIEIAKEMDVPKEDVVFALDAIQDPVSMFEPIYHDGGDPIYVMDQIHDEKEKDTSWVEGIALREAMHKLTDREKKILSMRFYEGKTQMEVADEIGISQAQVSRLEKAAINRMHKHIQS, encoded by the coding sequence GTGAAACGCAATAAGGTCGAAATCTGCGGCGTCAATACCTCGCAACTCCCGGTTCTCACCAACACACAGATGAGAGAACTGTTCGCAAAGTTGCAAAGCGGCGAATTGGCTGCGCGCGAACAACTCGTGAACGGGAACCTCCGCCTTGTATTGTCTGTGATTCAACGATTTAACAACCGTGGTGAATATGTAGACGATCTGTTTCAAGTCGGCTGCATCGGACTTATGAAGGCCATCGACAACTTTGATTTGGGCCAAAATGTACGTTTTTCTACATACGCCGTACCCATGATCGTTGGCGAAATCCGTCGCTACTTGCGAGACAACAATCCAATCCGAGTGAGTCGATCACTCCGCGACATCGCCTATAAAGCACTTCAAGTGCGCGATGCACTCACGACGCGTCATTTGCGCGAGCCGACCATCATCGAAATTGCCAAAGAGATGGACGTGCCGAAAGAAGACGTTGTGTTTGCCCTAGATGCCATTCAAGATCCCGTGTCCATGTTTGAACCGATTTACCACGACGGTGGCGATCCGATCTATGTCATGGACCAAATTCACGACGAAAAGGAAAAGGACACAAGTTGGGTCGAAGGGATTGCCCTTCGCGAGGCCATGCACAAGCTGACGGACAGGGAGAAGAAGATTTTGTCGATGCGTTTTTACGAAGGAAAGACGCAAATGGAAGTGGCGGACGAGATCGGAATCTCCCAGGCGCAAGTGTCACGTCTCGAGAAGGCGGCCATCAATCGTATGCACAAACACATTCAGTCGTAA
- a CDS encoding YlmC/YmxH family sporulation protein produces MMRISDLQAKDVVNVEDGKRLGAIGDLELDTDSGLVRAIVIPGQGRFFGMVGGTQDYVIPWNQIVKIGSDVILVDLRPVGETGYYLPPESGKKGTGGY; encoded by the coding sequence GTGATGCGAATTTCCGATTTACAGGCAAAAGACGTGGTCAACGTCGAGGATGGCAAACGTCTTGGTGCCATAGGCGATTTGGAACTCGATACGGATAGTGGCTTGGTGCGGGCCATCGTCATCCCGGGCCAGGGACGTTTCTTTGGTATGGTGGGGGGCACTCAGGACTACGTCATTCCCTGGAACCAGATTGTCAAAATTGGCTCCGACGTCATCCTCGTCGATTTGCGTCCTGTCGGTGAGACAGGTTACTATTTGCCGCCAGAGTCTGGCAAAAAAGGAACTGGCGGATACTGA
- the murA gene encoding UDP-N-acetylglucosamine 1-carboxyvinyltransferase produces the protein MDILRIQGGVPIHGETRVYGAKNAALPILAATVMVAGTCVIEDVPELEDVRVMMQILEQLGARVRWSGPGAVEVDASSIGSTNVPADLMQRMRSSIFLMGPLLARFGEVTISKPGGCVIGQRPIDYHLHGMRQLGAKIDEQHGYIKCTARRLHGTSITLDFPSVGATENLMMAATLADGVTTIENAAREPEVEDLAQFLMAAGASIEGAGSDTVTIRGCSTLHGHSYCIVPDRIVTGTLMVAAAATRGEVTILGARPSHLGAIIQKLRDTGVRVDVQRDIITVKCEAPPRAVDFRTAPFPGFPTDLQAPFMALLTKSTGTGVIHESVFEARFKHVDELKRMGADVAVDMRTAVVRGVSSLSGARVTASDLRGGAALLVAALMADGTTEVDGVHHIDRGYQSIEQQLSTLGARIERVVIES, from the coding sequence GTGGATATCTTACGCATACAGGGCGGCGTGCCCATTCACGGGGAAACTCGTGTGTATGGTGCAAAAAATGCGGCGCTTCCAATTTTGGCAGCAACAGTGATGGTGGCAGGCACGTGTGTCATTGAAGATGTACCGGAACTTGAGGATGTCAGGGTCATGATGCAGATCCTTGAACAGCTTGGAGCTCGCGTGCGATGGAGTGGACCAGGTGCAGTCGAAGTTGATGCTTCGTCAATTGGGAGTACAAACGTTCCTGCTGATCTGATGCAGCGTATGCGATCCTCCATCTTTCTGATGGGTCCGCTCTTAGCGCGATTCGGCGAAGTGACAATCTCCAAGCCAGGTGGCTGCGTCATTGGACAGCGCCCAATTGATTACCATTTACACGGGATGCGTCAATTAGGTGCAAAAATCGACGAACAACACGGATATATCAAGTGTACCGCACGCAGACTGCACGGTACGTCTATCACGCTCGATTTTCCAAGTGTCGGAGCCACAGAAAATTTGATGATGGCAGCTACTCTTGCCGACGGCGTAACAACCATTGAAAATGCTGCCCGAGAGCCGGAAGTGGAAGATCTCGCGCAGTTTCTCATGGCTGCCGGCGCTTCTATTGAAGGAGCCGGAAGTGACACCGTGACGATTCGCGGGTGCTCAACACTACATGGACACTCTTACTGTATCGTTCCGGACCGGATCGTAACCGGAACCCTGATGGTCGCAGCAGCTGCCACTCGTGGGGAGGTAACCATCCTCGGAGCGCGCCCTTCGCACCTAGGAGCTATCATTCAAAAACTGAGAGACACCGGTGTTCGGGTGGATGTGCAGCGTGATATAATTACGGTTAAATGCGAAGCGCCACCTCGTGCCGTCGATTTCCGAACTGCGCCGTTTCCAGGGTTTCCGACCGATTTACAAGCACCGTTCATGGCGCTTCTAACGAAGTCGACGGGAACGGGTGTGATTCACGAAAGTGTATTCGAGGCTCGATTCAAACATGTCGACGAATTAAAACGAATGGGTGCTGATGTTGCTGTCGACATGCGTACAGCCGTTGTCCGCGGTGTGTCCTCGCTGTCGGGTGCTCGTGTGACAGCAAGCGATTTGCGGGGTGGAGCTGCCCTGCTCGTTGCCGCACTCATGGCCGACGGGACGACGGAAGTCGACGGGGTTCACCATATTGACCGGGGATACCAGTCGATAGAACAGCAACTGAGCACACTTGGTGCGCGGATTGAGCGCGTTGTGATCGAATCATGA
- the sigE gene encoding RNA polymerase sporulation sigma factor SigE: protein MKLQDSPEEVYYVGGSEALPPPLTREEEQYLLERLPSGDEAVRSMLIERNLRLVVYIARKFENTGINIEDLVSIGTIGLIKAVNTFDPTKKIKLATYASRCIENEILMYLRRNNKLRSEVSFDEPLNVDWDGNELLLSDVLGTESDTIYRNLEDEVDREILYDALDKLSEREQKIMQLRFGLGTGREMTQKDVADLLGISQSYISRLEKRILKRLQREFNKMI, encoded by the coding sequence ATGAAACTCCAAGATAGCCCGGAAGAGGTCTATTACGTTGGTGGTAGTGAAGCCCTTCCGCCTCCGCTCACCCGCGAAGAGGAACAATATCTTCTTGAGCGTCTCCCATCAGGGGACGAGGCTGTTCGCAGTATGCTCATTGAACGGAATTTACGACTCGTGGTCTACATCGCCCGCAAATTCGAAAACACGGGCATCAACATTGAGGACTTGGTTTCCATTGGGACGATTGGCCTGATCAAGGCTGTTAACACGTTTGATCCTACGAAAAAGATCAAACTTGCCACATACGCGTCTCGCTGTATCGAAAACGAAATTCTAATGTATCTCCGCCGAAATAACAAACTGAGATCTGAAGTTTCGTTTGACGAGCCGCTAAACGTTGACTGGGACGGTAACGAACTTCTTCTTTCGGACGTCCTAGGCACCGAATCAGATACAATTTATCGCAACTTGGAAGACGAAGTGGACCGTGAAATTCTTTACGATGCACTCGACAAACTTTCGGAGCGTGAGCAAAAAATCATGCAATTGCGGTTCGGTTTAGGGACCGGAAGAGAAATGACACAAAAAGATGTGGCTGACTTATTGGGTATCTCCCAATCGTACATTTCTCGCCTCGAAAAGCGCATTTTAAAGCGCCTGCAGCGTGAATTCAACAAAATGATATGA
- the murB gene encoding UDP-N-acetylmuramate dehydrogenase translates to MVSETILPVFSSYGIEDVRLNESMAKHTTWRIGGPADVLVIPKSEQELQGTVRVAHDYGLPVTVIGRGSNALVLDGGIRGVVIKLHDEFADIQVEGNSVVAMSGRSYVSAANIAVRSGLSGLEFATGIPGTVGGAVMMNAGAYGRETCEVLEWADVMDLNGDTRRFTNEEFRFGYRYSTLKDHPGIVVRAKFSLTSGDRDSLIAQVRQWSTRRVETQPLSLPNCGSVFRNPEGTHAGHLIEAAGLKGFRKGGAQISEKHANFIVNHGDAKAEDVLWLIRHAQNTIRERYGVEMETEVRVLGEQTSGR, encoded by the coding sequence ATGGTCTCTGAAACAATATTACCAGTCTTTTCGTCATATGGAATTGAGGATGTTCGCCTCAATGAGTCGATGGCAAAACATACTACCTGGCGAATCGGTGGTCCGGCTGATGTCTTAGTTATTCCGAAAAGTGAACAGGAATTGCAAGGTACCGTGCGAGTGGCTCATGACTACGGGCTGCCTGTTACGGTCATTGGTCGCGGATCGAATGCCCTCGTGTTGGATGGCGGGATTCGAGGTGTCGTGATCAAACTCCATGACGAATTCGCTGATATTCAAGTAGAAGGGAATTCGGTCGTCGCCATGAGTGGACGCTCATATGTGTCTGCGGCCAATATTGCAGTTCGCAGCGGATTATCCGGGCTGGAATTCGCAACGGGCATTCCTGGGACGGTCGGTGGTGCCGTCATGATGAATGCGGGTGCGTATGGTCGGGAGACTTGTGAAGTGCTCGAATGGGCGGATGTCATGGATTTGAATGGGGATACCAGGCGGTTTACGAATGAGGAATTCCGTTTTGGTTATCGCTACAGCACCTTGAAAGACCATCCCGGAATCGTCGTCCGGGCGAAATTCTCGCTTACATCTGGAGACCGAGACTCGCTTATTGCACAAGTAAGGCAGTGGTCGACGCGACGTGTCGAGACGCAACCCTTGTCGTTGCCCAACTGTGGGTCTGTCTTTCGGAATCCGGAAGGGACGCACGCTGGACATTTAATTGAGGCGGCAGGATTGAAGGGATTCCGCAAAGGCGGCGCACAAATCAGCGAAAAACACGCCAACTTTATTGTGAATCACGGAGACGCCAAGGCCGAGGACGTTCTCTGGCTCATCCGACACGCCCAGAACACCATCCGCGAACGTTATGGAGTCGAAATGGAAACTGAGGTCCGGGTTTTAGGCGAGCAGACCTCAGGGAGGTGA
- a CDS encoding DUF881 domain-containing protein: MKTTTKLTLSLTVVSVVLGFMVSLGYRQTELSARLGSADAGGSAVNRQLNTRLTDLKKSNQDAEQQLAKVTADLSTYEQKSTGSSQALKQLQTRLQDERILAGITPVHGPGISVTMMDGGASGTDIEQILTHDWNVRSVVNELFTAGAEAVSINNYRVVATSAVECQGPVVSVNSHRLGAPFEIDAIGDPNTLKSALQIQGGILDQLRQQGLKVSTPQVKSDIQMPAYTDPLESSTGN; the protein is encoded by the coding sequence ATGAAGACGACCACAAAATTAACCCTTTCTCTGACAGTGGTGTCGGTTGTGTTGGGATTTATGGTTTCCCTTGGATATCGTCAGACGGAGTTGTCTGCGCGCCTCGGCTCGGCTGATGCTGGCGGATCGGCAGTCAATCGTCAGCTCAACACGAGGTTGACGGACCTGAAAAAATCGAACCAGGATGCCGAGCAACAACTTGCCAAAGTCACGGCAGATTTGAGTACGTATGAGCAAAAATCGACTGGGTCCAGTCAGGCATTGAAGCAACTGCAGACGCGCCTGCAAGATGAGCGGATTTTGGCCGGCATTACGCCTGTACACGGACCGGGCATCTCTGTGACCATGATGGATGGTGGCGCAAGCGGTACGGATATTGAACAGATTCTCACGCATGACTGGAATGTTCGGAGCGTTGTCAATGAGCTGTTTACAGCTGGCGCGGAAGCCGTATCCATTAACAATTATCGTGTTGTTGCCACGTCCGCTGTCGAATGCCAAGGTCCCGTGGTCTCCGTCAACAGTCACCGACTGGGCGCGCCGTTTGAAATTGATGCCATTGGGGATCCCAATACGCTGAAGTCCGCCCTGCAGATTCAAGGGGGCATCTTGGATCAGCTTCGTCAACAGGGGCTCAAAGTATCGACTCCGCAAGTGAAGTCGGACATTCAGATGCCTGCGTATACGGATCCTTTGGAATCTTCAACTGGGAATTGA
- a CDS encoding DUF881 domain-containing protein gives MQQRSLVWGITAITAAFGFMLTVQITSRPSYDSKPTSYIDLRTQVQEAAQEHQLLEDDISKANAQLDEYHAASGSSASLQQALEHDKSTVEQQAGISPVSGPGLTIMIQDDYQHHNDFPDQLGTFPSMADQWLSQVVNVLFGNGATAISINGQRLVTTSSIRLVTGIDGIGGVHINGHPITMPYVITAVGDIQNMKAAMTVQNLALYFNEMGEDFLVTPYPNATGVQVSGYNGPLPGQWAKEVSGS, from the coding sequence ATGCAGCAAAGAAGTTTAGTCTGGGGCATCACGGCAATTACCGCTGCATTCGGGTTCATGTTGACCGTTCAGATCACGTCAAGACCGTCATATGACAGCAAACCGACGAGCTATATCGACCTTCGGACACAGGTTCAAGAAGCAGCGCAAGAGCACCAGCTACTTGAAGATGACATTTCCAAAGCCAATGCACAGTTGGATGAGTACCACGCTGCAAGTGGAAGTTCCGCGAGTTTACAACAGGCTCTCGAGCACGATAAGAGTACTGTTGAGCAGCAAGCTGGCATTTCGCCGGTGTCGGGGCCCGGTCTGACCATCATGATTCAAGACGATTATCAGCATCACAATGATTTTCCGGATCAACTGGGGACTTTTCCAAGTATGGCTGACCAGTGGTTGTCGCAAGTGGTCAACGTCCTATTTGGGAACGGTGCAACGGCTATCAGTATCAATGGACAAAGGCTTGTGACAACGTCCTCGATTCGTTTGGTGACGGGTATCGATGGAATTGGCGGTGTGCACATTAACGGCCATCCAATCACGATGCCTTACGTCATCACTGCTGTTGGGGATATTCAAAACATGAAGGCGGCCATGACGGTGCAGAACTTAGCACTCTATTTTAATGAAATGGGCGAGGACTTTTTAGTCACGCCGTATCCAAATGCCACGGGTGTACAAGTCTCAGGGTATAATGGGCCATTGCCTGGACAATGGGCGAAGGAGGTAAGCGGCTCATGA
- the ftsA gene encoding cell division protein FtsA — protein sequence MAKEDYIVSLDIGTSKIRAIIGEPTGNSINVIGVGSASGEGLRHGSIVDIDLTVESIREAVDHAERMVGIHISSAYVGISGNHIQLHSSHGVVAVSSADREITDEDIERVLQQARVVALPPEREVIDVVAKEFVVDGLRGIMDPRGMLGVRLEVEAYLITGSRTAIHNVVRCVERAGIEVANLVLSPMAASHIALTNDERKLGVALVDVGAGDTSVTVFNNGVLMGTSIIPMGGDYVTHDIAIGLRTSTTSAEQVKLRHACALVSQASENETFQVPRMGSNKDTEYTQYDLATIVEPRMQEIFALVRKEIETMGFADELPAGYVFHGGVMSTPAAADLASDELQAPVRIAIPEFLGVRDPSFVNGVGTIAYAARTGLRSNPGEQAPAMRQMKSGSGMFTKIKDWLRDFV from the coding sequence TTGGCCAAAGAAGATTACATCGTCAGTCTCGACATCGGCACTTCAAAAATTCGAGCCATCATCGGGGAACCCACAGGCAATAGCATCAATGTCATCGGAGTTGGATCTGCCTCCGGTGAAGGATTGCGCCATGGGTCCATTGTCGACATAGATTTGACCGTTGAATCCATTCGTGAAGCAGTTGATCATGCGGAACGGATGGTTGGCATTCACATTTCGTCTGCCTATGTAGGCATTTCCGGCAATCACATTCAGTTGCACAGTAGTCATGGTGTTGTGGCTGTGTCGTCGGCGGATCGTGAAATCACGGATGAGGATATCGAACGCGTCCTTCAACAAGCGCGCGTTGTCGCCCTTCCGCCTGAACGTGAAGTCATTGATGTGGTGGCAAAAGAATTTGTCGTCGATGGTTTACGTGGGATTATGGATCCACGTGGCATGCTCGGCGTGCGGCTAGAAGTCGAGGCATACTTAATCACTGGCAGTAGAACTGCCATCCATAATGTTGTTCGCTGTGTGGAACGCGCAGGGATCGAAGTTGCAAACTTGGTATTGTCACCCATGGCGGCAAGCCATATCGCACTCACTAATGATGAACGAAAACTTGGCGTTGCATTGGTAGATGTGGGTGCGGGCGACACGTCTGTTACGGTGTTTAACAACGGCGTGCTCATGGGAACGAGTATTATCCCCATGGGCGGTGACTATGTCACACATGACATTGCCATCGGCTTGCGAACAAGCACGACTTCCGCTGAACAGGTCAAGTTGCGCCATGCCTGTGCGCTTGTATCACAAGCATCGGAGAATGAGACGTTTCAAGTACCACGAATGGGAAGTAACAAGGACACAGAGTACACACAGTACGATTTGGCAACGATTGTCGAACCGCGCATGCAGGAAATATTTGCGCTCGTGCGAAAAGAAATAGAGACTATGGGCTTTGCGGATGAATTGCCGGCGGGTTACGTTTTCCACGGCGGTGTTATGTCCACACCTGCGGCTGCTGATCTCGCCAGCGATGAGCTTCAGGCACCCGTTCGCATTGCAATCCCCGAATTTCTCGGCGTACGTGACCCCTCGTTTGTCAATGGGGTTGGGACAATCGCATACGCTGCACGAACCGGTCTACGTTCGAACCCGGGTGAACAGGCGCCAGCTATGCGCCAAATGAAGTCGGGGAGTGGAATGTTTACCAAGATTAAAGATTGGTTGCGCGATTTCGTATAA
- a CDS encoding cell division protein FtsQ/DivIB, translating to MAVTQEERARRKSRNRKIVMGFFVFIGIVVVLESPLSRVRHVDVSGNVTIQDTRIVKDSGIRSGESLWQVNGEKISSQITSMEPMVQSIQVSTNWLQGSVHIGVTERHVVAIYESSGKFYELLDDGVVYSSMEPTSGLPFPVVTGSHSNIAMGQAVSPEVTTLCKQIAQIGANALSNVSELHANGDGTVSMYLDNGFVVIADNTGLEGAINVMQPTVQYFIQKGYKPGTIDLSGPPPYRYTPFASKQQSASGIPGSGTNNSGQSSSGQKGATG from the coding sequence ATGGCGGTGACGCAAGAGGAGAGAGCGCGTCGAAAGTCCCGTAACCGCAAGATCGTCATGGGGTTTTTCGTGTTCATCGGGATCGTGGTCGTGTTGGAATCACCGCTGTCTCGGGTCCGGCATGTCGACGTGTCGGGAAATGTGACCATTCAAGACACTCGAATCGTCAAGGACAGCGGAATTCGTTCCGGTGAGAGTTTGTGGCAGGTGAACGGCGAAAAGATTTCCAGTCAAATCACGTCAATGGAGCCGATGGTCCAATCCATCCAGGTTTCTACTAACTGGCTGCAGGGTTCAGTCCACATTGGTGTCACGGAGCGGCACGTTGTTGCCATCTATGAGTCCTCTGGCAAGTTTTACGAGCTCTTGGATGATGGCGTCGTCTACTCCTCGATGGAGCCCACGAGTGGGTTGCCTTTTCCGGTTGTTACGGGGTCTCACTCCAATATCGCAATGGGACAAGCCGTGAGCCCGGAGGTTACGACGCTTTGTAAACAGATTGCACAAATAGGAGCGAATGCTCTATCGAACGTGTCTGAGTTACATGCAAATGGCGACGGAACAGTTTCGATGTATTTGGATAACGGGTTTGTCGTCATAGCCGACAATACGGGTTTAGAAGGTGCGATTAACGTCATGCAGCCGACGGTTCAGTACTTTATTCAAAAAGGGTACAAGCCGGGCACCATCGATCTGAGCGGTCCGCCACCGTATCGCTATACACCGTTTGCGTCCAAGCAGCAGAGTGCCTCGGGAATACCGGGCTCAGGCACCAACAACTCGGGACAAAGCAGTAGTGGCCAGAAAGGAGCTACGGGATGA
- the ftsZ gene encoding cell division protein FtsZ: MLEFDFESDSLAHIKVIGVGGGGCNAVNRMIESGVKGVEFIVVNTDAQALKLSKAETRLQIGEKLTRGLGAGANPEIGKKAAEESREMLSNALKGADMVFVTAGMGGGTGTGAAPVIAEISKEIGALTVGVVTKPFRFEQRRRMVQAEMGVSALKEKVDTLIVIPNDRLLEIVDRNTPVLEAFREADNVLRQGVSGISELIATPALINVDFADVKAIMTERGSALMGIGIASGENRASEAAKKAISSPLLETSIDGARGVLMHVAGGTNLSLWEVNEAADIVSTTADAEVNMIFGAAIDPDLQDEIVVTVIATGFEGNQQPHHNDASEHASRGTIQRHSPLNDTPPSVPNTGNTWDVPAFMRRQNGNKFGRDR; the protein is encoded by the coding sequence ATGCTGGAATTTGATTTTGAATCGGATTCCCTGGCGCATATCAAAGTGATAGGCGTCGGCGGCGGTGGGTGTAACGCGGTCAACCGCATGATCGAATCCGGTGTTAAAGGCGTCGAATTTATCGTCGTCAACACGGATGCCCAGGCGTTAAAGTTATCTAAGGCTGAAACAAGGCTCCAAATTGGGGAGAAGCTCACGCGCGGATTGGGCGCGGGTGCGAATCCGGAAATCGGTAAGAAGGCTGCCGAAGAGAGTCGGGAAATGCTGTCCAACGCTCTGAAGGGTGCAGATATGGTTTTCGTCACTGCCGGAATGGGTGGTGGGACTGGAACGGGCGCGGCTCCGGTCATTGCCGAAATTTCGAAAGAAATCGGCGCATTGACGGTCGGTGTTGTCACGAAACCGTTCCGTTTCGAGCAAAGGCGACGTATGGTTCAAGCAGAAATGGGCGTTTCAGCGCTAAAGGAAAAGGTAGATACGCTCATCGTTATTCCAAATGATCGTCTACTTGAAATTGTCGACCGGAATACACCTGTCCTGGAGGCGTTCCGTGAAGCTGATAACGTGCTTCGTCAGGGCGTATCAGGTATTTCTGAACTGATCGCGACACCAGCACTAATCAATGTCGACTTTGCCGACGTGAAGGCGATCATGACGGAGCGTGGCTCTGCACTCATGGGAATCGGTATTGCTTCCGGTGAAAATCGGGCTTCTGAGGCTGCGAAGAAGGCAATTTCATCACCTTTGCTGGAAACGTCCATCGACGGCGCCCGTGGCGTACTGATGCATGTTGCAGGCGGTACTAACCTCAGTCTGTGGGAAGTCAATGAAGCCGCGGATATCGTCTCGACCACGGCCGATGCCGAAGTGAACATGATTTTTGGTGCGGCAATCGACCCTGATCTTCAAGATGAGATCGTTGTCACGGTGATTGCCACGGGTTTTGAGGGCAACCAACAGCCACATCACAATGATGCGTCGGAACACGCGTCACGTGGAACGATTCAGAGGCATAGCCCCTTGAACGATACCCCACCTTCTGTGCCGAATACAGGCAACACGTGGGATGTTCCAGCTTTCATGCGGCGCCAAAATGGTAATAAGTTTGGTCGTGACCGTTAA